The genomic window TGGTGTTGCGCAGCGGCGATGAAATCAAGACCGGCAAAAACGGCCGCGCGGAACTGGTGCTGGACAACCGCAGCGTCCTGCGCCTGGATGCCAATTCCCATTTGCGCATTGCGGCGTTGCAGCATGCCGGCACCTATCAAGCCAGGTTTGCATTTGCTGTCGGCTCGCTGTGGACCCGCATCACCAAATTGTTGCAGCAGAAGCCGCAAATCGAGGTCGAGTTTCCCACGGCGATTGCCGGGGTGCAGGGCACCACATATCGCACGGTGGTCGCGCCGGACAGCGCCACCACCGTGCGGGTATATGACGGCGCCGTCGAAGTGCGCAACAGTCCGGCCGCCGGCCGCCGCGGCCCGCCGCAACGCATCGGCCCGCCGCAGCAGGTACCGGGGCCCGCACAAGTATCACTCGACACCTGGATCAAACTCGTGCGTGCTTACCAGGAAATTCACATTGCCAAAAACGGCAGACCTTCGGATCCACGCGCGTTTCGCGACCAGGGCGCGGAGCTGGATTGGGTGCACTGGAATCAACAGCGTGACCGCGAGCTCGATACCGAGCCGTGATTTCTTCGGAAAAGGCATGTTTCCGGCCACGCCAAGTTTGTCATCCCCGAAGAGGCAGAACACGCCGGGAGGTGCCTTCTGCAAAAACACCATGCATTCCGCCGTGCGCCGGTGAATTCATGACAGCTCAGCCAAGCTGTGGCCGTGGCCTGCATTTGCCCCCACTGGTGAAGCTTCATGCCGCGGCCCAGCCGTGGCAGATCCTGTGTGGTGAGCTGTCACGGGAGATCACATCTGCGGGCGGAACGCGATTGCCAAACGTTGCAATGCAGCGGCAGAATCTTTTGGCCATGCCTTGTCACCGTTCCGAGGGGAATGGTGATGCCTGCTTCTCCGGTTTATGATGACCAAACCATCGCTTCGCCCCTCTCTTTCACTCATTGTCCCCAGTGTGCTGTTGTTGCTCGCCGCACTGCTACACCTGCGCCTGTTGCCGTTGTCAAACACACTGGAATGGTTCGAGCGCCAGAATCTCGATCTCTGCTTTCGGTTGCGCGGCCCCCTGCCTGCCGATTCGAGTGTGGTGCTGGTGACCATCGATGATGCCAGTCTCATGCGCGTGGGTGCCTGGCCGTGGCCGCGGCATACACTTGCCAGATTGCTGCAAAACATACTCGCGGCGCAACCGCGGCTGGTGGTTTTGGATGTCATTCTGCCGGCGCGGCCGGAGGAGGCCGCCGGCACTGCGGAACTGGCGCGGGTGATGCGCGACAGCCGCATGCAAGGCGGTGCCGGCGTGATTCTGCCCTATTACTTCTCCCGGATCAGCCGGCAGCCGGTGCCCGACAGTGAGCCACCACCCGCCCCCGTCGCCGCCAGCGCCCTCATCCTGTTCGATGCGCCGCCGCAGGAGGTGGCCCGGCTGCCGTGGTTGCATGCCGCCGGTCTCAATCATGCCTCGCTGGATTTGCTCTCTGCCAGCCTGCCGGGCGGCCACATCAATCTCATCAGCACGGAAGCCGGTGGCGGCGAGGTGGTGCGCTGGGAGGCACAGATCGTGCGATATGGCGGGTACTATCTGCCCGCCCTGCCGTTGCAGATTGCAGCGCAGGCGGAACAACTCACGCGCGGCCAAATTCGTTTGCAAGCCGGACAAGGGATTCAACTCGGCGAGCGGTTCATTCCCACTGATCGCGCCGGCTGCACGCTCATCAACTATTATGGCCCGGCGGGTAGATTTCGTCAAATTTCTGCGGTGGAGTTTTTGCAGGGCCGGGCGCCGGCACTCGCGGGCAAAATCGTTTTGGTGGGGGTCACGGCTGCCGGCACACAGGATTTTCTGGCTTCGCCCTTTGCCAGCCGGCTGCCGGGTGTGGAAAAACTCGCCACCTCCACCGCCAACATTTTGCGGCAGGAGATGCTGCAGCGACCGGATTATTTGGTGGCAGTGGAAATCCTGCTGATGTTTGCCGCCGGCATGCTGGCCTTCTGGGGTTGCCGGCGTTGGCCGCAGACCCCGGGCGCTGTCCTGCTGGCGGGGTTGGCGTTGCTGCTGTGGGTGCTTGGCTTTGCCGCTTTTGCAGGCGGCAGACTGTGGTTGCACAGCCTTGGCTTGGCGCTGGCGCCGGTTCTGACAGGCGGCAGTACGCTGCTGCTGGCAGAAAAGAAGAAAGGCCCGGCCGCATCTCCGGTGGTCCCATCACCCTCGACCGCGGTGACCGAGGTGATTACCGACCGCGGCGGGTTGCGCCGCCTCGGCCGATTCGAAATTATCGCCGAGGCCGGGGCGGGCGCGATGGGGAAAATTTATGCGGCGATCGATCCCACCATCGGCCGCAAAGTCGCGATCAAGATTCTGCATCCGATGCCCGGTCTCTCCCCCGCCGGCCGGCAGCGAATGCGTGAGCGTTTTTTGCGCGAGGCGCGCGCCGCCGGCAGTTTGAATCATCCCAACATCGTCACCATTCACCAGGCGGATGAAGCGGCCGGCCATTTCTTCATTGTCATGGAATTTCTCGAAGGCGAGCCGCTCGACGAAATGCTTGAACAGCAGGCACCGCTGCCGCTGCCGCGCCTGCACCGTCTGACGACGCAGGTCGCCAGCGCCCTGGATTATGCCCACAGTCGCGGCGTGGTGCATCGCGACATCAAACCTTCGAATTTGATGATCCTGGCCGGCGACACGGTGAAGATTTTGGATTTTGGCATCGCCCATCTCGCCCAGTCGACGCTGACCCAGGAGGGTGCGGTGTTGGGCACGCCCTGTTACATGTCGCCGGAGCAATTGCGCGGAGAGAAGATCGACGGTCGCGCCGATGTCTTTTCACTGGCGGCAGTGGTTTATGAGATGGCCACCCGGCAACGGCCGTTTGCCGGGGATAACGTCGCGGCGATTTCCACCCAGATTCTTGCAGGCCGGCTGACCCGGCCCACGACCCTCAACCCCAGACTGCCGGCGGCGTTCGATGAAATCCTGCTGCAGGCACTCCATCCTGATCGGGAACGGCGTTACGCCACTGCCGGCGCTTTTGCCGCGGCATTGCAGCGCTTGTTGTGATTGCAGCAGGATGGCGGCAGAAGCAGGGCGGGCGTGAAGATTTTGCAGAGCAGGCCCCGGCCTGCACCGTTTTGCCGGCAGGTTCGCAGCCCGCGCCGCGAGATGGGCGCGGCCAACCCGGTGTCGAGGCAAAACGGCACAGCGTGGACGGGAGAAACATGGCCGCCCCCCGTTTGTTGCGCACACGGATTCATCCGCGCCGGCGGGCGGCGGGACAGCAGGCCGTTGCATTGAACTTCAAGAGTGTGAAGAATGACCCCGCAACACAAAATCATCCTCGGTGATGCCCGTGCCATGACCGAGCTGGCGAATACCTCCGTCCATCTCATCATCACCTCCCCGCCGTACTGGCAGCTCAAGGATTACGGCCATGCCGGTCAAATCGGCTTCAACGACAGTTACGAGGAGTATATCAACCATCTCAACCTTGTCTGGCAGGAATGCCACCGTGTTCTGCATCCCGGCTGCCGGCTGTGCATCAACATCGGCGATCAGTTCGCGCGTGCGGCCTATTACGGCCGCTACAAGATCATTCCCATCCGCACCGAGATCATCAAATTTTGCGAGACCATCGGTTTCGACTACATGGGCGCGATCATCTGGCAAAAGGTGACCACCACCAACACCAGCGGCGGTGCGACCATCATGGGGTCGTTTCCCCATCCGCGCAACGGCATCGTCAAGCTCGATTACGAGTTCATTCTGCTGTTCAAGAAACCCGGCACAGCACCCAAGCCGGCACCGGCGCAAAAGGAAGGCGCGGCGATGACCACGGAGGAATGGAACGAGTATTTTCACGGCCACTGGAATTTTCCCGGCGAGAAGCAGAATCAGCATCTCGCAGCGTTTCCGGTGGAGCTGCCGCGGCGCCTGATTCGCATGTTCTCCTTCCCCGGCGAGACCGTGCTCGATCCCTTCCTGGGCAGCGGCACCACCGTGGTGGCGGCGCAGGCTTTGGGCCGCAACGCGATTGGATACGAAATCAACCGCGCCTTTCTGCCGGTCATCAAAAACCGGCTCGGCCTCGTGGAAGACAGCCTGTTCGGCGCCGCAATCGCGCCCGACGTGCAGATCATCGAACAGCCGCCTCGCCGCATCGACTTCCATGCCGAGATTGCAAAGCTGCCCTACATTTTCCGCGACCGGGTGAGGTTCGACCGGAAAGTCGATCCGCGCCGGCGGCATTTCGGCTCAAAAATCAGCGGCCGCGAGCAGGAAGAGATCACATATTACTCGGTGGCGCGCGTCGAAGCGCCGCATTTGCTCGAGCTCAGCGGCGGCCTCAAAATCCGCCTGCTGGGGATCAAGCCGCTTCCCGAAAGAGAACGCGCCGCAATCGAATTCATGCAGAAGCTGGTCGCCGGCCAGAAGGTGTTCTTGAAATTCGATCAGCCGGAATATGACGAAAACAACCGGCGCTGGGCCTATCTTTATTTGAAGAACAAAACCTTCATCAACATGCACCTGCTCAAGAGAGGGCTGGCAGAGGTGGACACCACGCAGGAATTTCGCGTCAAACAGCGCATGTTGCAGGTGGCGGGGTCACAAACCTGACCGGGCGCCTCCGCAGCCTCCGGCATGCGATCTGATGCGGCTGTTTATCCCATCCGGGTGGGTGTTCCCTGCTTCCGCCGGCTCCCCTCGTTTCGCCAGACACAACAACGACAAGCCCAGCGGCGCGGAATGTCGCCGCAGCCAGAACCGTTCAGCCGCAAAGATGGCTTCGAGACAGCGGTTGGCGGAACACAGTTTTTCAAAATCGGAGCGCGGCGGCTGCCGCCGTGCGGGCAGGGCTTTTTGCAGCAGCCGCAAGCCGGCGATGGGGAGAAAGAGCAGGCTGTTGTAATAGGAAAGGCGGAACGGCTGCAGGCGGGTGACTTGCAGCAGCCGCCGCAGGTGGGTTTTGTTGTAGCGCCGGCGGTGCTGGTTGATCTCGTCGTGCTCGCTCCAGAGCCACATGAACGCGGGCACGGTGATCACCACCAGGCCATGCGGCTGGAGCCAGCGCAAGTAATGCGCCAGGGTGGCGGCATCATCATCGACATGTTCCAGGACATCGAAGAAGGTGAGCACATCATAGCGGGTCTGCTGCCAGGCGGGATCACTGTCGAGGAAAACCCGATGGTGGCCGCGTTGCCGGCAGAGGGTGACGGCCTGCGACGAAATCTCGACGCCGGTCACGGCACCGAATTCGCGCAGCATTGGCAGCATGGCACCGGTGCCGCAGCCCACGTCCAACAGAGCCAGCCCGGCGGGACGTGACCGGGTCTGCCGGTCGCAAAGGTGCTCGGCGAGCAGCGTGCGCATGATGCGATTGCGCGCCTGAAACCACCAGTGCGAGTCTTGCACCTCGTTGAACAGGAGATAGTGCCGGTCTTCCATGGCGGGGGCGGGGGTGGACGAGGCGCAGCCGGCCGGGCTCATGTGCCGCGGCAGCCGGTGAACGGCTTCAGCCTTCGATTTCGACCAGCAGTTGAATTTCGCGCAACACGCCGGCGATGCGAAAACACTCGGCGAATTCGCCGTCATAGGCGATGGCCTTGCCGCGGGTGTGCGCCTCATAGGCGATTTTTTCAGCGTGCTGCTGGCTGCATGCCAGCGCCTTTTGCAACTGCAGAATGACTTCGTCGAAGGTGTGAACGTCGTCGTTGTAGAGAATCACCTTCCAGGGTTCGCCGATGCGGGAGCCGGTGTCATCTTCGACAACGGTTTCTTCATCGGCAACGGGAGTGGGAAGCCCCAGCCAGAGGCGCCATCGGGACTCCAGCCGGGGAGACAAGACAGCGCGACTGCTCATACGACTCCATTTTCGTTTGCCAGCGCGGCAATAATGCGCCGGTTCGCGGTGGAGAAGGCATATTGGTGCAGGTCACCAGGCGCCACCCATTTCCAGCGCTGGCAGGCCAGCGCCTGCGGCTGACCGCGCAGGTAAGCGCAATGGTAGACGTGCAGGGTTGCCCGAAAATGGGTGTAGCCATGCTCGATCGTCATCAGGCTTTTGCCGACTTTGACCTCGATGACCAACTGCCGGCGCAGCGCACGCCGGAGCGCGGTGGCATGCCGCTCACCCTGCTGCAGCGCGGTATTGGGGAACTCCCATAATCCGCCGAGCAGGCCGCGGGCAGGGCGCTGATTGATGAGCACCCGGCCACGCTTCCACACCAGCGCCACAGCCAGGTGATGATGCGGCAGCGGCGGCTTGCGGCGGCGCGCCGGCAATTGCGCCGGGTCATGCAGATGATTGTAGGCACAACAGTAGTTCTTTGCGGGACATTGCCCGCAGGCCGGGCGGCGCGGGGTGCACACCAACGCCCCCAACTCCATCATGGCCTGGTTCCAGTCACGCGCCCGGCCGGCTTTGAGCAGCGCTTGTGCCAGGGCACGAAAAAGTTTTTTGCCCGGTGGTTCGCGCGGGGGCAGTGTCACCTGAAACAGCCGGCTGAGTACGCGCTCGACATTGCCATCCACCACGGCCTGATCGCGGTTGAAGGCGATGCTGGCAATCGCCGCCGCCGTGTAAGGTCCGATGCCCGGAATCTGCAGCAGCCCGTCATAGTCGCGCGGCAGTTCACCCTGCCAGGCTTCATGAACATATTGTGCCGCCCGGTGCAGATGACGGGCGCGCGCATAATAACCCATGCCCTCCCACGCCTTGAGCACATCGTCAAGCGGGGCCCGTGCCAGCGCTGTCAGCGTGGGGAAGCGCTGCAAAAACGGGTCGTAGTAGGCCACGACCTTGGCGGTTTGCGTTTGCTGGAGCATCACTTCCGCGACCCAGATGGCGTAGGGGTCGCGTTGCCGGCGCCAGGGCAGATCACGCTGTGCCGCCGCGTACCAGTGGAGCAGCTTGTGTTGCAACGCCCGGCGTCGAGCAGGCGGGATGCGATCCAGGTGGACATGTAAATCGGGAATCGTGCGTGGCATCGTTTTTCCGCGGGCGAATGTAAGGCCGGACGGTGAGATTCGCAACTTGAAATTTGGCAGCCGGCCCGCCGGAAAAATTTCCAGAGAAAGAAAAGCAGTTGATACCGGCGGGTGAATTTTGTATATTGGCGCGCTTTCAAAATCACGTGATCACCCTTCAGCCATTCCAGCGCTTTCTTGTGGAATGGCTTTGCTTTATCCTGCGCGGGCAATCTCAACCATCAGACGGCGCCGTCTCACCCTGTTCAAGGAGCTCTCAGTCATGAAGCAGTACTATTTCACCGAAGCCGGCTACGAAAAACTGCGCAAGGAAATCGAGCGCATCGAAAAATATCTGAAGAACGACATCGCCAGGGAAATTGCAACTGCGCGCGAGCACGGCGATCTGCGCGAAAATGCCGAATACGAGTCCGCCAAGAACAAACAGGCCAACTACATGGCCAAGCTCGGCATGCTGCAGGAACGCTTTCAGAATGCGCGCATCATCCGCAAGGGCGACCTGCCGGAGGGCATTGTCACGCTGGGCAAGATGGTCACGATTGTCGACACCGCCACCAAAGAAACGGAAAAGTACATCATCCTCGGTGACGGGGAGACCGATTTGGAAAAAAACATCATCAGTTATCAATCACCGATTGCCCAGGCTTTGATGAAGCACAAGGTGGGTGACCTCGTCGAGATCAAACTGCCCCGCCGCATCAAGAAGGTCGAAATCGTGGCAATCACATTCTACGAAGATATGTAAGCGCGGCCGTGCCGGCCACCAGCGCATTTCTATTCCCACCGTTCCGGGTCGAGTTTGTCTTCCCTCTCCTGCCGCCACTCCTGCAGCCTGTGCCACACCCGCGCGATGAGGGAATCGGCGCGGTGCCCGGCGTTCTCCCAATAGAACAGCTCCAGTGCCGCCATGCCGGCACACGGCCGCACAATGACCCAATCCCATCCCCCGCCCAATCGCACGCCGTCACTGATGCCCGTCACTTGTTCTGCGAAATGTTCGAGCAGCCGGCGCATCAGGCCGGCTTTGAGCCCGGCCGGGCAGGAAAAGAATTGCCGGCCCAGGGCACCCGCCTGCCAATCGGCCGGCGCCAGGGAAGCGAGACGCGGCAGCACCCGGGCGAGCGTCAGCAGGGCATCCGGCTGGGCTTGCCAGGCGGAATCAATGATGCCGCCACGGCCATCAAAACCAAACCAGGATGCCAGGCCCTTCATGCGGGCAAACTCCGCAAAGCGCGGCTGCACACCCGCAAGCGTCAACACCCCCCGGCGGGCGGGCATGGTGCCGGCCAGCGCAGCCATCAGCCAGTTGAAAATCTGGACGGCAGAACCATCCTGCTGTTGCAGCATCAGGCTGAACAGCATATCGCTCACCGGCCGGCCGGTGTGTGCCTCACGCAACCGCAGCCGCTCACCGTTTCCGTTCAGCGAGAAACACCACTCCTCCTGCCGGTTGCACACGGTGTCGGGCCCTGCTGCCGGCTCATCCACCACGACGGCCAGCGGCCAGGCAAATACTTCTGCGAAGTGTGCGGCGAGCTGCGCCAGTCCGGCATCGCCGACATGAACGTGTGCGGCGGGTATTTCTGCGGATGATAGGGCGAGAAAGCCGGCCAGCGCGTTGAGATAGGTGCAGCGCACCTGTGCCGCATTCAGGTCTTCGTGCCGGCCAGCGCCCTGCGAAAGGGAGATTTCTTCGAACTCGAGGGCGCAGGTGGCGGCTGCCGAAAAATTGTGGCCTTGCTGGTCCAGCAGAATCAGTCGCTGCAGATTTGCCTCTCCAATCTTGCCGAGATAAACGCCGCCGGCACACTGGCGGGAGAGCAGTGCGTGCCGCGCCAGCGGGACGCTGGCTGGTTGCAACAAAGCCACTTCGCACCCGGCTGCAGTGAGCCCTTCCAGCAGCGGCGTGATTTCCGCTGCCGACCCCATTTCCGGTGACGCCGCCAGCAGAATCCTGGCGCGCCCGCCCCCGGCATGCGCCGGCCCTGCTGGCACGGCAACACGGCCCCGGCGGCGCTGTTGTGCAGCGAAAGCCCTGCCCAGCCAGTTCAGGAATTCCGCGCTGAAATGGGCTGCCACCACCTCCCCGCCGTCGATGAAGCGTCGCAAATAGCCGATGGGCAGCACACGCTGCGTGGGCACGATTTGCCCGGCGGCCACGCGCTGCCGCGGCGGCACGATGCCATTGGCTTGAATGACAGCATGTGCCTCAATCTGCGCGCTCTCGCCGATCAGGCTGTTCGGCAGGAGCCGGGCGGCCGGGCCGATGTGCGCATGGTCCATCACGATCGCGGAATCAATGGTCGCTTCTTCACCCACGCTCACATGCTCGAGCAGCACGCTGCGGGTGATGCGGGCATGCGGTGCAATCTGGCAGCCGCGATGGATGACAGATTGTGACAGCAGGGCGGTGCCGGCGATGTGACTCCGCCCGTCCCGGGTGAGTATGCCGCGTTGATGGCGGTGGCTGCCGGCTTCCGCGCGCGTCAGGAACGCGGCCGGCAGTCTGCCATCGAGAAATTCCAAATTGGCCAGGCGCAGGTCCTCCGGCGTGCCGACATCACGCCAGTAGCCGTAAATGGGGAAGCCGTAGAGCGGCGCGGCTTTGGCGGCAAGTGGTGGAAAGACGTGTTTTTCGAAGTGGACCGGCTCGCTGGATTCCGGGATGTGGTCGAGCAATTCCGGCTCGATGAGGTAAACGCCGGCGTTCACCCAGTCGCTGAACACTTCCGGCCAGGTGGGTTTTTCGAGAAATTGCAGGATGCGGCCGTCGGGCTGGCGCCGCACGATGCCAAAGGACAACGGGGTGGATTGCGGATACAGGGCGATGGTTGCCAGGCTGCGTTTGCTGCGATGAAACTCCAGCATGGCTGCCAGCGGCGCTTCGGCGAGAATATCGGCGGCGTGAATCAGGCAGGTTTCCCGCACCTGCTCGCGGATGAAACGCACACTGCCGGCGGTGCTGAGATCCCTTTCGAGGATGACATACTCGAAGGTGGCGTCGTAGGCTTCGCCGGTGCCGAGCCGGGCGGGGAAGGCCTCCGGCCGGTAATGCAGCAGAAAGAGAAAGTCCCGAATGTTCTGCCGGCGCAGGGCCAGAATAATGCGGGCAACAATGGGAAGATCACCAATGGGCAACAGCGGCTTTGGGCGGGTGAGGGTGAGGGGGTGCAAGCGTGTCCCCAGGCCTCCGGCAAGTAGAATCGCTTTCACGGCAGTCTGTTGTCGTTCGTGTGAGAAATTCAGTGGCAAAGAGGCAATCCGGCAAAACCATGGTGTGCAGGGGAATCATACTCGGTTCCGAGCGTGAAAACGGTTCGGGGTCCTGATCAATTCCAACAGCCTGGTTTAATTGAATCCGATTGTCTCGCCGTCCTTTACGCAATCAGTATGGTAGCTGCTCTCCGAGCTTTGCGGATGAATGATGCAGTTGCAGCCAATCGTCACGTTGGCGGGCACCCTCGCCAGCTTGCCCACCACCGTCAGGCCTTCGCGGAGATGGTCGGGGAAGCGGCGGTTGGGCCGGGTGCGATCGCCAAAACCGACACGGCAACCCCGGCGGAAATGGGTGAGCTTGTCGGCAATCACGAAGGAAAGCGCCGCCTCCGGCTCGATGACGCTGTCATGCATGACCACCGAATCGCTCACCACCGCCCCGCGGCCCACGCGCACGCCGGGCGAGAGCACGCTGTTGCGCACTTCGCCTTCGATGACACAGCCCTGCGAGATGATGCTGTTGCTGACTTTCGCGCCGCGCAGGAGGCGGGTGGGCGGCCGGTCGCCGGCACGGCCCTCTTCTTCGAGATTGGTATAGACCTTCCAGCGCGGCAGATCGAGGCCGGAGCCGGGCCGCAGCAGATCCATGTTGGCATCCCAATAAGCGAGCAGGGTGCCGACGTCGCGCCAGTAACCGCTGAAGGGGTAGGCGCAAACGGTGTGCGTCTGGATGACTTCAGTGATGATGTGCTTGCCGAAGTCATGCTCCGGAATGGTGCGCAGGCAGTGATAGAGAAAATCGGTGTTGAAGACATAAACGCCCATGGAGGCGAGATTGCTGCGCGCCTGTTTCGGCTTTTCCTCCCAGGTGAGGATGCGATCGTGGTCATCCACGGTGGCGATGCCGAAATGGCGGGTTGCCTCCCACGGCACGCGCATCATGGCGATGGTGAGCTCCGCGCCGCGATCTCTGTGAAAGTCGACCATCCGGCTGTAGTCCATGTGGTAGATGTGGTCGCCGGAGAGAATGAGCACCTGCGCGGCATCGAAGTTGCGAATGTAGTCGAGATTCTGCCGGATGGCATCGGCGGTGCCCTTGTACCAGTCGGAATCCTTTTCGCCGGTGCGCGGCGGCAGAATTTTGGCGCCGCGCATGCGGCCGACGAAATCCCACGGCTCACCGCCGCCAATGTGCTCCATCAGCGAGAGCGGTTTGTACTGCGTCAGCACGCCGACATTGACGATGCCGGAATTGCGGGCGTTGCTCAGGGTGAAGTCGATGATGCGATACAGGCCACCAAAGGGCACGGCAGGCTTGGCGCGCGCATGTGCCAGGATGTTGAGCCGGCTGCCCACCCCGCCGGCGAGCAGCATGGCCAGAGTCCTTTTCATGAGATCGACACTCCTGATTCATACCTGCGCTGCCGAAACCTGGCTGGCGTCAGACCGGGATGCACGATGCAGTTCGAGCCGATCCTGCAGCGCTCCGGAACATGGGCGCCGCGCCCGATCAGAGTGATGCCGCTGCGCAAAAGCCGGGGATACTCCTCATTGGCAAGCGTCGGGTCGCCATGGCCGATTTCACATTCCGCCGCCAGGCAAGCCTCGCTGTCCGCAATCACCTTGTGCAACCGGCAGCCGGCGGCAACCCTGGTGTCGAACATCAGGATCGAATCCTCCACCAGCACGTTTTCGCCGATCTCCACTCCGGGAAAGAGAATGCTGTTCTTCACCGTGCCGTGGATGCGGCAGCCGCTGTAGATCAGGGAATTCTCGATTTGGGCCGTGCTGCCGAGATGGGCCGGCGGCCGATCGCGCACCGCATCGTGTGCGAGATTGGTGCGCACCTGCCATTTCTCGGGATCGATCCGGGGATGCTCGCCGAGCATGTCCATGCTGGTCTGCCAGTATTCATCAATGGTGCGGGTGTAGCCCCAATAGCCCTCATTGCAATAGCCATAGACGCGGTGGCTTTTCACCATCTCCGGGATGATGTGACGGCCGAACTCGAACCCCCTGGGGTCCCCGGAAAGGTGCTGTTCCAGCACTTCCGCCAGCACTTTGGTGGAAAAGAGATAAATCGTGAGCGAGGCCCAGTAGCGTTCCTCCGGCCAGTCGGGAGGCGTCTCCGGCTTCTCGAGATATTCCAGCAGTCGGCCGCCGCGCCGGCCCGCTGCCAGGTCCAGCCGGCCCAGGCCGAAGCGCGAGGCTTGCGCACGCTCCGTCTGCGTGAAGGCGATGGTCAAATCCGCATGATGTTCGAGATGGAAATCGATGAGCGGGTTGTAATTCATCGAATAGACGTGATCGCCGGAG from candidate division KSB1 bacterium includes these protein-coding regions:
- a CDS encoding FecR domain-containing protein translates to MNQRATLPVFACLALLWPGSPGRHAPLQQSAKQVIARRGDTLSFLALRYYGFFNDSLQAVLAAANPAKNLNELQAGDTLTFPPRPGNQALPEVLQSAAAGAVLTYLEGEVSCRRPQYSPAFVAARPNLVLRSGDEIKTGKNGRAELVLDNRSVLRLDANSHLRIAALQHAGTYQARFAFAVGSLWTRITKLLQQKPQIEVEFPTAIAGVQGTTYRTVVAPDSATTVRVYDGAVEVRNSPAAGRRGPPQRIGPPQQVPGPAQVSLDTWIKLVRAYQEIHIAKNGRPSDPRAFRDQGAELDWVHWNQQRDRELDTEP
- a CDS encoding serine/threonine-protein kinase, with product MMTKPSLRPSLSLIVPSVLLLLAALLHLRLLPLSNTLEWFERQNLDLCFRLRGPLPADSSVVLVTIDDASLMRVGAWPWPRHTLARLLQNILAAQPRLVVLDVILPARPEEAAGTAELARVMRDSRMQGGAGVILPYYFSRISRQPVPDSEPPPAPVAASALILFDAPPQEVARLPWLHAAGLNHASLDLLSASLPGGHINLISTEAGGGEVVRWEAQIVRYGGYYLPALPLQIAAQAEQLTRGQIRLQAGQGIQLGERFIPTDRAGCTLINYYGPAGRFRQISAVEFLQGRAPALAGKIVLVGVTAAGTQDFLASPFASRLPGVEKLATSTANILRQEMLQRPDYLVAVEILLMFAAGMLAFWGCRRWPQTPGAVLLAGLALLLWVLGFAAFAGGRLWLHSLGLALAPVLTGGSTLLLAEKKKGPAASPVVPSPSTAVTEVITDRGGLRRLGRFEIIAEAGAGAMGKIYAAIDPTIGRKVAIKILHPMPGLSPAGRQRMRERFLREARAAGSLNHPNIVTIHQADEAAGHFFIVMEFLEGEPLDEMLEQQAPLPLPRLHRLTTQVASALDYAHSRGVVHRDIKPSNLMILAGDTVKILDFGIAHLAQSTLTQEGAVLGTPCYMSPEQLRGEKIDGRADVFSLAAVVYEMATRQRPFAGDNVAAISTQILAGRLTRPTTLNPRLPAAFDEILLQALHPDRERRYATAGAFAAALQRLL
- a CDS encoding DNA methyltransferase; translated protein: MTPQHKIILGDARAMTELANTSVHLIITSPPYWQLKDYGHAGQIGFNDSYEEYINHLNLVWQECHRVLHPGCRLCINIGDQFARAAYYGRYKIIPIRTEIIKFCETIGFDYMGAIIWQKVTTTNTSGGATIMGSFPHPRNGIVKLDYEFILLFKKPGTAPKPAPAQKEGAAMTTEEWNEYFHGHWNFPGEKQNQHLAAFPVELPRRLIRMFSFPGETVLDPFLGSGTTVVAAQALGRNAIGYEINRAFLPVIKNRLGLVEDSLFGAAIAPDVQIIEQPPRRIDFHAEIAKLPYIFRDRVRFDRKVDPRRRHFGSKISGREQEEITYYSVARVEAPHLLELSGGLKIRLLGIKPLPERERAAIEFMQKLVAGQKVFLKFDQPEYDENNRRWAYLYLKNKTFINMHLLKRGLAEVDTTQEFRVKQRMLQVAGSQT
- a CDS encoding class I SAM-dependent methyltransferase, yielding MSPAGCASSTPAPAMEDRHYLLFNEVQDSHWWFQARNRIMRTLLAEHLCDRQTRSRPAGLALLDVGCGTGAMLPMLREFGAVTGVEISSQAVTLCRQRGHHRVFLDSDPAWQQTRYDVLTFFDVLEHVDDDAATLAHYLRWLQPHGLVVITVPAFMWLWSEHDEINQHRRRYNKTHLRRLLQVTRLQPFRLSYYNSLLFLPIAGLRLLQKALPARRQPPRSDFEKLCSANRCLEAIFAAERFWLRRHSAPLGLSLLCLAKRGEPAEAGNTHPDGINSRIRSHAGGCGGARSGL
- a CDS encoding ATP-dependent Clp protease adaptor ClpS; protein product: MSSRAVLSPRLESRWRLWLGLPTPVADEETVVEDDTGSRIGEPWKVILYNDDVHTFDEVILQLQKALACSQQHAEKIAYEAHTRGKAIAYDGEFAECFRIAGVLREIQLLVEIEG
- the mutY gene encoding A/G-specific adenine glycosylase, which gives rise to MPRTIPDLHVHLDRIPPARRRALQHKLLHWYAAAQRDLPWRRQRDPYAIWVAEVMLQQTQTAKVVAYYDPFLQRFPTLTALARAPLDDVLKAWEGMGYYARARHLHRAAQYVHEAWQGELPRDYDGLLQIPGIGPYTAAAIASIAFNRDQAVVDGNVERVLSRLFQVTLPPREPPGKKLFRALAQALLKAGRARDWNQAMMELGALVCTPRRPACGQCPAKNYCCAYNHLHDPAQLPARRRKPPLPHHHLAVALVWKRGRVLINQRPARGLLGGLWEFPNTALQQGERHATALRRALRRQLVIEVKVGKSLMTIEHGYTHFRATLHVYHCAYLRGQPQALACQRWKWVAPGDLHQYAFSTANRRIIAALANENGVV
- the greA gene encoding transcription elongation factor GreA, translating into MKQYYFTEAGYEKLRKEIERIEKYLKNDIAREIATAREHGDLRENAEYESAKNKQANYMAKLGMLQERFQNARIIRKGDLPEGIVTLGKMVTIVDTATKETEKYIILGDGETDLEKNIISYQSPIAQALMKHKVGDLVEIKLPRRIKKVEIVAITFYEDM